The Flavobacterium marginilacus genome window below encodes:
- the ftsA gene encoding cell division protein FtsA, whose translation MEKENIAVGLDIGTTKIVAMIGKKNEYGKLEILGVGKSKSLGVARGVVNNITQTIQSIQQAILEAENNSGYKIKDVVVGIAGQHIRSIQHSDYISRSNPEEVIGGNDIDLLINQVHKLAMLPGEEIIHVLPQEFKIDGQSDIKEPIGMYGGRLESSFHVVVGQASSIRNVGRCIQSSGIELSGLTLEPLASSDAVLSQEEKEAGVALIDIGGGTTDLAIFKDGIIRHTAVIPFGGNVITDDIKEGCSIIEKQAELLKVKFGSAWPGENKDNEIVSIPGLRGREPKEISLKNLSKIINARVVEIIEQVFTEVRAYGHEDPRKKLIAGIVLTGGGAQLKHIKQLVEYITGMDTRIGYPNEHLAGNSDEEISSPLYATAVGLVMNSIDNKTQSAVKMQVAAAPEKITYYREPIVEEKPEIKEEVYVQPEKVLQTEPVREESTENKIRRSFFDKYVDKIKEFLDNAE comes from the coding sequence ATGGAAAAAGAGAATATTGCAGTAGGTCTAGACATTGGGACAACAAAAATAGTTGCCATGATAGGCAAAAAGAACGAGTATGGAAAACTTGAAATTTTAGGTGTTGGTAAATCTAAAAGTTTAGGTGTTGCAAGAGGTGTTGTAAATAACATCACTCAGACAATCCAGTCGATTCAGCAAGCGATTCTTGAGGCTGAAAATAATTCAGGCTATAAAATAAAAGATGTTGTAGTAGGTATTGCGGGACAGCATATAAGAAGTATTCAGCATAGTGATTACATCAGCAGAAGTAATCCTGAAGAAGTAATAGGAGGAAATGATATTGATTTATTGATCAATCAGGTGCATAAACTCGCTATGCTGCCAGGAGAAGAAATTATTCATGTATTGCCACAGGAATTTAAAATTGACGGGCAGTCAGATATTAAAGAACCGATTGGAATGTATGGAGGAAGACTGGAAAGCAGTTTTCATGTTGTAGTAGGACAGGCATCTTCTATTAGAAATGTCGGCAGATGTATTCAGAGTTCAGGTATTGAATTGTCGGGGCTTACATTAGAGCCGTTAGCATCTTCGGATGCTGTTTTGAGTCAGGAAGAAAAAGAGGCTGGAGTTGCTCTTATTGACATTGGAGGTGGAACGACTGATCTGGCAATTTTCAAGGACGGAATTATTCGTCATACAGCAGTTATCCCTTTCGGAGGAAATGTGATTACAGATGATATCAAAGAAGGCTGTTCGATTATAGAAAAGCAAGCCGAGTTGTTGAAAGTGAAATTTGGTTCGGCCTGGCCTGGAGAAAATAAAGACAATGAAATTGTTTCTATTCCAGGATTAAGAGGAAGAGAGCCTAAAGAGATTTCGTTAAAGAATCTTTCGAAAATAATAAATGCAAGAGTTGTTGAGATAATTGAGCAGGTTTTTACCGAAGTAAGAGCTTATGGACATGAAGATCCGCGCAAAAAATTAATTGCCGGAATTGTCCTTACAGGAGGAGGAGCACAATTAAAACATATCAAGCAGTTGGTTGAGTACATTACCGGAATGGATACAAGAATTGGATATCCAAATGAGCATTTAGCTGGTAATTCAGATGAGGAAATTTCAAGTCCGTTATATGCAACTGCTGTTGGACTGGTAATGAATAGTATTGATAATAAAACACAGAGCGCAGTTAAAATGCAGGTAGCTGCAGCTCCTGAAAAAATAACCTATTATAGAGAGCCTATTGTTGAAGAAAAACCAGAAATAAAA
- a CDS encoding cell division protein FtsQ/DivIB — MKVFNWNNIRLLLMFSLVIFLFSFTSKRNSKRKLIKTEVVFVGDNALFLKSETVNKLLIENNPDAKTIRKDRLDLNKLEQVLNAQKMIEKADVYVSIDGVLKAVVKQKTPIARVFNDEGSFYIDSEGNTMPLSANFTARVPLVSGEINKKNNKDLFKLFKIIYDDAFLRKNIIGIQIMPNGSLLMLNRNYNYQIDFGGLINVERKFQNYKAFFQKVSLDSSLYKYKKIDLRFTEQVVCTK, encoded by the coding sequence ATGAAAGTTTTTAATTGGAATAATATAAGATTATTACTAATGTTTTCGTTGGTCATTTTTCTTTTTTCATTTACGTCAAAAAGAAATTCGAAGAGAAAATTGATTAAAACAGAAGTTGTTTTTGTAGGTGATAACGCTCTTTTTTTAAAAAGCGAAACGGTTAATAAATTGTTGATAGAAAATAATCCGGATGCTAAAACTATAAGAAAAGATAGGCTAGATTTGAACAAATTGGAGCAGGTATTAAATGCTCAGAAAATGATCGAGAAAGCAGATGTTTATGTAAGTATCGATGGTGTTCTAAAAGCAGTTGTAAAACAAAAGACCCCTATTGCTAGGGTCTTTAATGATGAGGGTTCCTTTTATATTGACAGTGAGGGGAATACCATGCCATTGTCGGCAAATTTTACAGCTCGGGTTCCACTTGTTTCTGGGGAGATAAACAAGAAAAACAACAAAGATTTATTTAAATTATTTAAGATAATTTATGATGATGCGTTTTTGAGAAAAAACATCATTGGGATACAAATTATGCCTAATGGTAGCTTATTAATGCTCAATAGAAATTATAATTATCAAATTGATTTTGGCGGTTTGATAAATGTAGAACGAAAATTTCAAAATTACAAAGCTTTTTTTCAAAAAGTAAGTTTGGACAGTTCTTTGTATAAATATAAAAAAATAGATCTCCGGTTTACGGAACAGGTAGTTTGCACAAAATAA
- the murC gene encoding UDP-N-acetylmuramate--L-alanine ligase has product MNLNQIHNVYFIGIGGIGMSALARYFKAIGKHVSGYDKTPSILTSELIESGIDIHFEDDISLIPSNYYVENTLVIITPAVPFTHSEWNFFMERGYELKKRAEVLGIITKDTFCFAVAGTHGKTTTSSILGHILYESGADVTAFIGGIVENYDSNLIGNGKTVTVVEADEFDRSFLHLHPNIACVTSMDADHLDIYGTSDAIEASFVEFADKIKDKKNLFITNELPIDGIVCAVNQEAVFQALNVRIENSSYVFDVKTPNGLIKDLRFGLPGKHNLMNALMALAMAVTYGTPTDAVARALDSFKGIRRRFSCQIKSDNLVYIDDYAHHPTEINAVHQAVRELYPGKKVLAVFQPHLFSRTRDFADNFAKSLSAFDEVFLMEIYPARELPMEGITSQWLMDKMTNEHKKIVNKEDLISEILANDAAVIVTIGAGDLGEMVPSIKKALYESF; this is encoded by the coding sequence ATGAATTTAAATCAAATACATAACGTCTATTTCATAGGAATCGGAGGCATTGGGATGAGTGCTTTAGCCCGTTATTTTAAAGCTATTGGCAAGCACGTTTCAGGCTATGATAAAACACCTTCAATCCTTACCAGTGAATTGATTGAAAGCGGTATTGATATTCATTTTGAAGATGATATCAGTTTGATTCCAAGTAATTATTACGTTGAAAATACATTGGTTATAATTACGCCGGCGGTACCATTTACACATTCTGAGTGGAATTTTTTCATGGAGCGCGGGTATGAATTGAAAAAGAGAGCTGAAGTTTTAGGAATTATTACCAAAGATACTTTTTGCTTTGCGGTAGCGGGAACGCATGGCAAAACAACTACCTCAAGTATTTTGGGGCATATTTTATATGAAAGCGGTGCAGATGTTACAGCTTTTATAGGCGGAATAGTTGAGAATTATGATTCTAATTTAATTGGAAACGGTAAAACAGTCACGGTAGTCGAAGCTGATGAATTTGACCGTTCCTTCCTGCATCTGCATCCGAATATTGCTTGTGTGACTTCAATGGATGCGGATCATTTAGATATTTATGGAACAAGTGATGCAATCGAAGCTTCGTTTGTGGAATTTGCTGATAAAATTAAAGACAAGAAGAATCTTTTTATAACTAATGAACTGCCAATTGACGGTATTGTCTGCGCAGTTAATCAAGAGGCAGTTTTTCAGGCTCTGAATGTGAGGATAGAAAACAGCAGTTATGTTTTTGATGTGAAAACGCCAAACGGTCTGATTAAAGATCTGCGTTTCGGACTGCCGGGTAAACACAATTTAATGAATGCTTTAATGGCATTGGCCATGGCAGTAACCTACGGCACCCCGACTGACGCTGTTGCCAGGGCTTTGGATTCATTTAAAGGAATAAGAAGACGTTTTTCATGCCAGATTAAAAGCGATAATTTAGTTTATATTGATGATTATGCACATCATCCTACCGAAATAAATGCTGTTCATCAGGCTGTTAGGGAATTGTATCCGGGTAAAAAAGTACTGGCAGTTTTTCAGCCGCATTTATTTAGCAGAACAAGGGATTTTGCAGATAATTTTGCTAAAAGTCTGTCTGCTTTTGACGAAGTATTTCTGATGGAAATTTATCCTGCACGTGAACTGCCGATGGAAGGAATAACTTCACAATGGCTTATGGATAAAATGACAAATGAACATAAGAAAATAGTGAATAAAGAAGATCTCATTTCTGAAATTTTAGCTAATGATGCCGCTGTAATTGTAACAATCGGAGCGGGTGATTTAGGTGAGATGGTTCCGTCAATTAAAAAAGCATTATATGAAAGTTTTTAA